CTGCTCACAGCGAAAATTTTGCAATTCACGCAGCATTCTGCCAGTTCCTTGCACTGTAATGGTTTCATATTTTTCACTTGGATCGCCAGTAAAGTTATAATAAGCAGCAAGATGTATAACAGAAACAATATGATCACCATATTTTTCTCTTACATGTTTAAAGCCATTTTTTACACTTTCGTCAGACTCCAAGTCTACTTTCACATAATCCATAGATGCAGGTGTCAGAGCTGAAGATACATAGTCAAAACCAACAACTTGATATTGACTACATAAGCGCTCAGCAACGTTTGTTCCAATACGGCCACTACTTCCAGTAACGATAACGACTTCTTTAGCCATACTTTTATCTCCTTTTATATATTTGCTAACTGATTAAATATTAGATACTTACACTATTTAAATACTGAATCTTCAACTTAAATTTCAAAATATCTATATCTTCGGATACTGGCATAATAAGCCATGTCCTGTCAAGAAGAACTCTTTATAGTATTAATTTTATTGATTATTCAACTTTTTTTTGCTAAAATGAATTTTAAAAGGAGAACATTATGACAACAGATTTTGATCCTACCCAGTTACCCAAAGAGTCCCAAATCAAAACAAACTTAAATCTTGCTCAAGAAGGCTCCGATCGAAAAATAACTCACGAATGGGCAATACAAACACATGAGGGTAAAACTACGCACCAAGTTGTAGTACATGATACAACAGGAAAAAATTATCTTCTCACTTACACATTTAAGGGGGTGCAAGAATCTGATCAGCTCACTCAAGTTTTAGCAATGAAAGCACTTAAAAATGCATTCAAATCATTCACTGCAAAAGAGGCAAAGGAGCATTTTGATAGGATTAAGGACAAAGCAACTGCTCCCGAAATCTATACTATCCGAGGCGAAAATAAAGCTGTTAAAGCAGTAATTCTTGTCTGGCCTGGCAAAGAAGAGGGAGATCCTCCGTACGTTTGGGACGCAAATAACAAATGCAAATGGGAACTAAATACAGAGGGTAATTTCAAAGAGGAGCTTCTTGCACGATTTTCTGGTGGAGTAAAAGAAGAAAGGAGTTGGAGGCGCTTATTTCTAGCGTCTACTGGTCAAATTGGATATATAGTAAATCCAAAAACTGAAACCTGGCTTGGTAAAAAATTAAAAGATTTATTTAAAGTAAAAAGAAAGGGATTCCATGTAGTTAGACAACATTCTGACGGAACACCTTCTTCTAAAAGGATATCCAAAATCGACAGGGCGAAGGATATCTTAGCGCAAATCCGATTTTACTCTACACCTGGCGGCACGCTGACAAGGAAACCAACTACCGTAGATACAGGGCCGATAGTTGGCAGGATAACAAGTGTAAGTCCTGATCCTGCAACTACAACAACCCCCACACCTCCTATACCACCACTTCCTCCCCCAGAACCTCCTGCGCCCCCTCGCACTTCTGCACCACCACCGTCCACAGCCCCCTTTCCACCTTCCGCCGTATCGTCACGTATTTCTTCCATGCAAAGAGAAGGTGCTCCCATATCTACAGCCCCTCTTGATTCAACCCATCCTAATCATGTACCAACAGTGTCTATAAAAGTTGTTGATGAAAGCGAACTTAACGAACAGCAAAAAGCTCAACTTAGAGTAGAAGATGAGCATCTTGCTGCGACTCAGCATACAGCAAACACTGCAGCTGTAACATTTCCCTTCATGTACATGTAATAACCACAATAGGGCTTTTATGAGCATAACTCCTACATCTTCTCCGAGTGGCGGCCCTGGGTGGTTGCGCAGTGCAACAGAAACTTCCAAGGATAATGAAAGAATCTATACCTATACCATCAATGTTAAGGGTAAAGATAATGAGCGCCTTGTTACTGTCCAAATTGTTGAAAACGCAAATCTTACAAGCGAACAACTTGCCGCAAGACAGCTGGGGCACTTCGTTCTTTTAAAGTCCATGCATCAACTTGGAAAAAAAGATATCGATACAGCTTCTTCTCAAGATCCTTTTAAAGTAGGAAGGGAAATTGAGCTCATAACAGATAATAAATCTCTTGATAAAAGCACCAAAGCAGGTCTTCTTTTCAAGCCAGCTACCGAAGAACTAAATACTTCCGCGTTTTTTTATAAAAATAAAGAGCATTCTCCTACAGGTTCTATTGAATCTGCAATAGTTCCAGAAAATAAAGCTAATGTTTTTTTACAAACTTCTTTTGTTTTTATTGATCCTACAAAGATAACTCACGTATCTTCCCAAACTGTTTTGCAGCGCTGCGAAGAGATAAGAAAGCGCCATTTTAGCGAAAAGCAAGCCTTAAATTTAACCCCGCCTCCATCCTCTGCTCCCACCCCCACTCCTCCATCTCCAACTTCTCATGAAACCCCTATAACAGCATCCATTATCCCTTCACCTTCCAAACCACCGCCTCCTCCCACTGAGAGCGAAGAGGATGAGGAAGATACTGATGGTGTTACAGAGCCTAAATACAAAGACTCATGATGAAAAAACAAGACTCGCCTAAAAATTGAGAAACTACTAACCTGAAATTGACCTGTGTCTTTTAAAGTTAGTATTCATTATGTATATCGTTCATATAGCCTCAGAACTCTCTCCTATTGCCAAGGTAGGAGGACTTGCAGATGTAGTTTCAGGATTAAGTAAAGAGCTCAAACTGAAAGGATTACATGTTGAAATTATCATTCCAAAATATGATTGCGTCGACTATTCACAAGTTAAAGAATTCAAAATTGCTTATCATGACTTAAAATCCTATTACGATGGCACATGGGTTTCTAATACTGTATGGCAAGGACTTGTGGATGATATTACAGTCTTTTTTATTGAACCTCATAATGAAACTACTTTTTTCTCTAGAGGCGAATTTTATAATTGTAGCGATAATGTCGATAGGTTTTCTTATTTTTCAAGAGCCTCTCTTGAATTTCTTCTTAGAACAGGGAAAAACCCCGATATTCTTCACTGCCATGATTGGCATACAGCTCTAGTCCCACTTTTTTATCAAGAGATCCATAAATCCCTTGGGTTATCTATCAAAGGAATTTTATTTACCATCCATAACTTAGAGCATCAAGGACAGGCTTCTTACCTTATTCTTGATCGCTTAGGTCTCAGTGGTCACTACTTTTTAAATCCCAATAGATTGCAAGACCCTCACAATCCAAGCTTTGTAAATCTCATGAAAAGTGGGATTATCTATTCCGATTATTTTACTACAGTATCGCCAAACTATGCAAAAGAGGTACAAACCATCGAGGGTGGCTGTGGGCTGCACCAAACCATTCAAAATTATAATTACAAATTCGATGGTATTCTCAACGGTCTTGACTATCAATACTGGAATCCAGAGACCGACTCTTATTTGCCTACTCACTATTCTTTGAAACAAATGTCTGACAAGGATGTTATCTCTTTTAAAAATCATAAGGCTGCAAATAAATTCTTTTTAAAAAAACGTCTTTCCTTAAAAGGAGACGCAAGACCTTTAGTTGGTTGTATCTCGAGGCTTGTACCTCAAAAAGGTATTCATCTTATAGAAAATGCTCTCTTCCGTACTTTGGAAAAGGGAGGAGAATTTATTCTTCTTGGAACAAGTCCTGATCCTGTAACTACAGAGCGTTTTCACAAGCTTAAATTTAACCTTGCAAACAACTCTCACGTACATTTCGAGCTTCAATATAATGAAGAGCTCTCTCACCAAATTTTTGCAGGCTGCGACTTTTTCATTGTCCCTTCCATCTTTGAGCCTTGTGGACTTACCCAACTTATTGCTTTAAGATATGGTACAGTCCCTATCGTAAGAAAAACTGGAGGTCTTGCAGATACAATATTTGACATGGATTATGCTGACAAACCCTTTGAAGAAAGAAATGGCTTTACCTTCGATCACCCAGATAAAATGGGCGTCTACTCTGCCCTCGATAGAGCCATAGACAACTGGTATAACCACACAGACTCCCTACAAGCAATTACTCTTCAGGGCATGCTTATGGATTTTAGTTGGAACCTTCCCTCCAAGGAGTATATCGATTTTTACAACAGGTGCTGCAAGGTCCAATAAAAATTATGCCTTCATTCTCACTTCTTCCAAAAACTGTCGAGCTACAACTTAAACAAGAAATTGAAAACTTTTTCTCTCATGCAGTAGATGTTTACCTGGATGATTTGGTACAAAAGGGCCTAAAAAGGACACATCCTTCTGAAGAAAGAAACGTACAAGTCCTTATAAATAATTTTATCAAAAATGTAGAGACAAGCGATTTTTCAGCACAAACTCTTGGAGAAGAAATTGCTTTCATCAATAAATGGAAGCGTGACTTTACAAAAAAAGTTTTGATTCCAAAATACCTCGCTAATCGTCTTAACATCTCTTTAGATCAGCTAACACTATATATACAAAAATCCATTCTTGGTGCTGCAATAAAAAGGAAGGTTCAGTACTACATTCAAACTTGTCAAAGCAAGCTAATAAGAGATCTACAAATCATAAATCCTGCTAAACGCATACCCGCAGCCAAATATCTCATTAATTCCTCTTTAAAACAATTTCAAGCTGAAGACGCTGTATTTCCAAAAGAGCTCTTCCTAAATGCCTTTGATCCTGAGCATTTAGAGATATTATTAAGTCATATTCCCTTTCGATCAGATCCCTCTTCAACTTATGAGGATGAGCTTTTCTTAAAACAAATAGAAAAACAACTCATCTCCTATATCCAAAATAGACTCTCTAATGAGAAAAAAGAGGCTTTTCAGCTTACCAAGCAACTTCACATCGTCAATCAATTTCTAGTTACTTTTGAAAAAAATGAACAGGCACTTTCTTTGTGGGGCTTTACAAACATCAGCTTAACACCCTCCCTTAAAAAACATTTATTTTTAGCTATTTTAAAATGTAAGGCACTAGTTTTTCTTACATCTTATTTAAAGGAAGTTTCTGAAGCAAAAAAAACAACTTCTTTTGAAGCCTTTTCAAAAGCACGAGAAGCTATTTTAAAGAAATACCTTACACACTATATCCACAATCATAATTCCCATCTAAAATTTGTACGAGAACATTTCTTAATATGTCTAAAAGAGGAGGAAAAAGAATCTAGAAAAATTCCTTTCCAAAACAACGACTCAAATGATTATAAGGCTCTTGCTTCTCAAAAACCCAAGCGCTCTAAACGGTGGAAGCGCGTTTAAGTGCTAGAAGTTAGGATTTTTTTTACATATTCACGATTAGCGTAAATATAGTCTACCCCAGAAAACAATGTGTAGATGCATACAAACGCAACTGACCAAAAACTCATCGTGCGAAGCATTGTCAAAGAAATTTCTTCGCCTGTATACAAAGCAAACATAATGAGAATAAAAAAGGCAGCTATTGCCTGTAAAACGGCTTTTAATTTCCCACTCATACGTGCTGCCAAAGCAAATCCTCTAAGTGCACAAATGGTTCTTAGCGTGCTAATAACCGCATCTCTATAAATGAATACAAATACAAGCAAGAGAGGTAACTGAATAATTCCTTGTGTAAATGTTAAAAAGACTGAAATACGATAGATACTATCAGCCATTGGATCTAAAATTTTTCCAAGGTCAGAAACTTGATTCGTCCTTCTTGCTATATAACCATCAAAGGCATCGGAAAGCTCCGAAATGGCAAGCAAAAAAATGAGGACATAGGGTAGTACTTTTAAACTGATGCCAAAAGCCTCATATTCAATATAGAGAAACAAAAAAATGGGACTTATAAAAATCCTGATAAATGTTATATAGTTGGGCAGACTCAATTGACTTAAACTTCCCTAAAAAACTAGAAATTGTACAAAATCCAGATTAAAAATCAAGGTATTATGCAAACATCTCTTTCAGATATTAAAGCAGCGCAATTTGCAGCAGGAGTTGCAGCCCTTCTTGCGGCATGTCTTGCCATTTCAAAGTTATCTCTCTACTTTATCTCAGGATCTCTTGTGATAGCCCTTTCTGCTTGGGACAGCAGTATCGACGTATTTATCAGCTTTATCAACCGAAAAATCATTCAATTTGCAAGACAAACAGCCGACAGCAACCATCCCTACGGCCATGGAAAAGCTGAAGTCATTACTGCTCTTGGCCAAGGGGCTCTAATCAGCGGTGGATCCCTTATTATCCTAAGTTCAAGTTGTCAAAATCTCTATAAAGTTTTTCAAGGAGAGTTTGAACCCATTGTAGAGACATGGGGAACCATCTTTTTCTTTGTTGCCGCAGCCTTTTTAAGTTTTGGCATTACCTCGTGGCTTAAACATCACGGGAAAAGGTTTAATAGCCCAGCACTTACAGCTGATGCCCTACACTATAGAGGTGATGTAGTCTCAAACTTGGGTAGCGCAATCTCCTTAGCACTTATCATCATATCGCATCAATCTTGGCTAGACCCTCTTATCGCAGCCTTATTTTCTCTCTATATCTGTTGGAATGGCTTTAGGCTTATGCGCTCGAGTATCAATGACCTCATGGATCACGAAGTTCCAGAAAATATAAAAATAAAAGCACTTGCCATCATCACAAATGCAAACCCATCCATCTTAGATGTTCATAATTTTAGAAGCAGAAGCAGTGGCTCTTACTACTTCTTTGACTTTCATGTAACACTTCCAGAAGAGCTTCCCTTCCAAGAAGTGCATCACATCATTCAATCAATCGAAGAAAAGCTTCACGATGAATTTCATACAGACGCCGTTGTGCGCGCAGACCCTCATTCCCTTACGCAAAGAGAACCAAAAGTCATTCTCTTTTCTCGATAACACAAATTTTGAGGTTTTTTACGTAACAGTTCTTAAAACAAGCTGGCCGCAGGCAGCTGCGATGTCATCACCTTTAGTGTAGCGACATGTGTTGATAACGCCTCTTTCGTCAAGAGCATCTCTAAAGGCAGAAACAACTTCAAAAGAGGGACGCACTAGACGCAGGCCTAAAACGGGATTATAGGGAATTAAGTTAACTGTGCACTGACGTGATTCTACAAGCGTTGCAAGCTCTTCTGCATGCTCCACCTGATCATTAATACCCGCAATGAGAGTATACTCAAATGTTAAATCCCTCTTTGTTTTTTCTGCATAATGATCCATTGCCTTCATCACATCTTCTAGAGCATATTTTCTTGCATAAGGAATAATTTTCTGCCTAATTTTTTGGTTGGGAGCATGCAAGGATAAAACCAAGTTAACCTTCAAATCCTCCTCTGCAAGCTTGTAAATTCCTTCAATAACACCCACTGTTGACACAGTAATACGCCTTTGTGACATATTCATAAGGGATGGATCATTAAGAAAGCGTATTGTCTTTACAACAGTATCATAATTATCAAGCGGCTCACCCATACCCATGAACACAATATTAGAAACTTTCTCACCTTTTTGCCTGAGATCTCTTTCTGTATGCAAAATTTGCTCTAAAATTTCTGCAGGAGACAGATGCCTGATTAATCCTTCTTTACCAGATGCACAAAAGGCACACCTTGCAGGGCAACCCACTTGCGACGACACACACACTGTACGCCTATCTTCACTACAGATAAGCACAGACTCTACCAAACGTCCATCTTTTAGGCGCCAAAGAGTTTTGTAAGTCTCTTTATCATCAGAAATTTCTGTCTTTATTTTTTCTAGCACAGGAAAGGCAAGCTCTTCTTTACATAAAGCACGAAAACTTTTGCGAATATTCAACATTTCATCAAATGTCAAAACTTGCTTTTTATACACCCAATCGAAAATTTGAGAGGCTACAAAGGGGCGCTCTTCTTTTGATTCCACCCACTCTGTCAACTCTTGAAGGGTCATGCTGCAAAGCTCTTTCATTAAAATCCTCTTAACTTTAAGAGAGAGGAGTTTAACACAAACTTTCACAAAAAACAATTATCTTTTTTAAGGAAGGAACCTATCTGATTTTTCCTGTGTCAAATTTTTTATAAGAGGACAACCAAGGGACCTTCTGTTTTTTGCAAGCACTCGATAGAGATAATCATAAAAAAATGTAGGTAAAAAGAAATGCCATCCAATAAGACGCCAGATGCCTCCAATATACCAAAGAGCTCGAAAAACAGCTTTTGCACGCAAATAATATTTTTCTTTTGACACACCCTCATTTTCCAATAGAACCAATGTATCTTCTTGTAGGAGAGAATCTAATAGAGGGCCAAACTTCTCTTTAGCCGTAATCCCCTGTAAAGGAGCAAAAAGTAAACATTTATTTTTATCTTGCCGAATCAAAAATTGCACCGCATGGTCACATAAACCACATGTACTATCATAAAAAATAATATGCCTCATATTCACCCAAGCTTTGGTAAATTATTTTTTAGCTTATCAAAGTGAGCTACTAAGCGCAATACCTCTTCATCAGAATAAGTACCCGATTGAATTTTGACTCTAATCTCTTCTCTCTCAAGCATCCACTCTCTTTCTAAGATTTTTTGTATCGTATCTCGCAAATCCTTGTCTATCTTCTCTTTATTCACTTTTTTTTGCAAAATCTCTGACATTAAACCCTGAGCATCTGCATTGTCTAAATCGATTGCAAGTGAAAGAAAATCTCTTGGTTTATTCTGTGCTATATTTTCCAAATACACCTGGAAAATCTTTCTACATGCATCATTTCGAAAATGTTTAGAAGTCACATATCTATTCACAAGTTCCATAACAATTGGATAAGTGTCTGTAAAAAGAAGCATCCAACGAAGT
This DNA window, taken from Chlamydiales bacterium, encodes the following:
- a CDS encoding glycogen synthase, whose translation is MYIVHIASELSPIAKVGGLADVVSGLSKELKLKGLHVEIIIPKYDCVDYSQVKEFKIAYHDLKSYYDGTWVSNTVWQGLVDDITVFFIEPHNETTFFSRGEFYNCSDNVDRFSYFSRASLEFLLRTGKNPDILHCHDWHTALVPLFYQEIHKSLGLSIKGILFTIHNLEHQGQASYLILDRLGLSGHYFLNPNRLQDPHNPSFVNLMKSGIIYSDYFTTVSPNYAKEVQTIEGGCGLHQTIQNYNYKFDGILNGLDYQYWNPETDSYLPTHYSLKQMSDKDVISFKNHKAANKFFLKKRLSLKGDARPLVGCISRLVPQKGIHLIENALFRTLEKGGEFILLGTSPDPVTTERFHKLKFNLANNSHVHFELQYNEELSHQIFAGCDFFIVPSIFEPCGLTQLIALRYGTVPIVRKTGGLADTIFDMDYADKPFEERNGFTFDHPDKMGVYSALDRAIDNWYNHTDSLQAITLQGMLMDFSWNLPSKEYIDFYNRCCKVQ
- the pgsA gene encoding CDP-diacylglycerol--glycerol-3-phosphate 3-phosphatidyltransferase; this translates as MSLPNYITFIRIFISPIFLFLYIEYEAFGISLKVLPYVLIFLLAISELSDAFDGYIARRTNQVSDLGKILDPMADSIYRISVFLTFTQGIIQLPLLLVFVFIYRDAVISTLRTICALRGFALAARMSGKLKAVLQAIAAFFILIMFALYTGEEISLTMLRTMSFWSVAFVCIYTLFSGVDYIYANREYVKKILTSST
- a CDS encoding cation diffusion facilitator family transporter, with product MQTSLSDIKAAQFAAGVAALLAACLAISKLSLYFISGSLVIALSAWDSSIDVFISFINRKIIQFARQTADSNHPYGHGKAEVITALGQGALISGGSLIILSSSCQNLYKVFQGEFEPIVETWGTIFFFVAAAFLSFGITSWLKHHGKRFNSPALTADALHYRGDVVSNLGSAISLALIIISHQSWLDPLIAALFSLYICWNGFRLMRSSINDLMDHEVPENIKIKALAIITNANPSILDVHNFRSRSSGSYYFFDFHVTLPEELPFQEVHHIIQSIEEKLHDEFHTDAVVRADPHSLTQREPKVILFSR
- the rlmN gene encoding 23S rRNA (adenine(2503)-C(2))-methyltransferase RlmN; protein product: MKELCSMTLQELTEWVESKEERPFVASQIFDWVYKKQVLTFDEMLNIRKSFRALCKEELAFPVLEKIKTEISDDKETYKTLWRLKDGRLVESVLICSEDRRTVCVSSQVGCPARCAFCASGKEGLIRHLSPAEILEQILHTERDLRQKGEKVSNIVFMGMGEPLDNYDTVVKTIRFLNDPSLMNMSQRRITVSTVGVIEGIYKLAEEDLKVNLVLSLHAPNQKIRQKIIPYARKYALEDVMKAMDHYAEKTKRDLTFEYTLIAGINDQVEHAEELATLVESRQCTVNLIPYNPVLGLRLVRPSFEVVSAFRDALDERGVINTCRYTKGDDIAAACGQLVLRTVT
- a CDS encoding DUF393 domain-containing protein, producing the protein MRHIIFYDSTCGLCDHAVQFLIRQDKNKCLLFAPLQGITAKEKFGPLLDSLLQEDTLVLLENEGVSKEKYYLRAKAVFRALWYIGGIWRLIGWHFFLPTFFYDYLYRVLAKNRRSLGCPLIKNLTQEKSDRFLP